A region of Prochlorococcus marinus subsp. pastoris str. CCMP1986 DNA encodes the following proteins:
- a CDS encoding L-threonylcarbamoyladenylate synthase translates to MNVIDQKLALEKLNSGSPIVFQTDTLPAIGCLPKFSEMIYKIKKRDIKKPLILMGAENFEFDDFVHESALGDFKYIASCYWPGPLTIIIPCSEKRRSFSSTSNFTLGLRIPNSKMAKLLLKESGPLLTSSANLSGLPTATSAKEISVNLPNVNILGPIPWEKCSGKASTIITWVNHGKWKIIREGEVSIPGIKL, encoded by the coding sequence ATGAATGTCATAGATCAAAAATTAGCTTTAGAAAAACTAAATAGTGGATCCCCTATAGTTTTTCAGACAGATACTTTACCTGCGATTGGATGCTTACCAAAGTTTTCAGAAATGATTTATAAGATAAAGAAAAGAGATATTAAAAAACCTTTAATTTTAATGGGAGCTGAAAATTTTGAATTTGATGATTTTGTTCATGAATCGGCATTAGGGGATTTCAAATATATTGCTTCTTGTTATTGGCCAGGACCCTTAACAATCATTATTCCGTGCTCTGAAAAAAGAAGATCATTTTCATCCACCAGTAATTTTACATTAGGTTTGCGAATACCAAATTCAAAAATGGCTAAATTACTCTTAAAGGAAAGTGGACCACTACTAACATCAAGTGCAAATCTATCAGGCTTGCCTACTGCTACAAGCGCAAAAGAAATTTCAGTTAATTTGCCTAATGTAAATATTTTAGGACCAATTCCCTGGGAAAAATGTAGTGGTAAGGCGAGTACAATAATTACTTGGGTGAATCATGGTAAATGGAAAATAATAAGAGAAGGAGAAGTTTCAATCCCAGGTATAAAATTATGA
- the ctpZ gene encoding carboxyl-terminal processing protease CtpZ — protein sequence MNSSFNKFLIFKKWIIIIMICIFSTNFFYIPSADALSDSKQFVLDAWTLVNEGYYDPERLDELQWKRIRQKTLQKQIETSEEAYSAIEDMLKPLEDPFTRILKPKDYELLKTSNFGSEINGVGLQLGEDEITKEINVISTLAGSPAEEAGIISGDQIVKVDGISCSELGLANTASKLRGESGTKVLVQIKSISDETKEIDLERRSVDLRPVRTKRLRDDSHTIGYLRITQFSESVPKKIEEALQELKDKEVEGVILDLRNNSGGLVSSGIAVADSFLSEKPIVETKDRNGIKDAIISQKNTSFEGPMVTLVNKGTASASEILAGSLQDNNRSTLMGEQTYGKGLIQSLKSLGEDSGIAITVASYLTPQGNNIQGKGITPDKILGLPEAREYGNSEDKWVKNAEIFLNALFDENDVEDKVNELENKDIEN from the coding sequence ATGAATTCATCTTTTAACAAATTTTTAATATTCAAAAAATGGATCATAATCATAATGATCTGTATTTTTTCTACCAATTTTTTTTATATTCCAAGCGCCGATGCGCTTAGTGATAGCAAGCAATTTGTGCTTGACGCTTGGACGTTAGTAAATGAGGGATATTATGATCCAGAAAGGCTTGATGAACTCCAGTGGAAAAGGATTAGACAAAAAACATTACAGAAACAAATTGAAACAAGTGAAGAGGCTTATTCCGCAATTGAAGATATGTTGAAACCTCTTGAAGATCCTTTTACAAGAATATTAAAGCCAAAAGATTATGAACTTCTCAAAACAAGCAATTTTGGAAGCGAAATAAATGGAGTAGGACTTCAATTAGGAGAAGATGAAATAACTAAAGAAATCAACGTTATTTCGACATTAGCGGGATCTCCAGCCGAAGAAGCAGGGATAATTAGTGGAGATCAAATAGTTAAGGTTGATGGAATATCTTGTTCCGAGTTAGGTTTGGCAAATACTGCATCAAAACTTAGAGGAGAATCTGGAACAAAGGTTCTTGTTCAAATTAAATCTATCTCTGATGAGACTAAAGAAATTGATTTAGAAAGAAGATCAGTTGATCTTAGACCAGTAAGAACAAAGAGATTGAGAGATGACTCTCATACAATTGGATATTTAAGAATAACTCAGTTTAGTGAAAGTGTTCCAAAAAAAATTGAAGAGGCTCTGCAGGAACTCAAAGATAAGGAAGTTGAGGGGGTAATACTTGATTTAAGGAATAACTCTGGCGGGTTAGTAAGTTCTGGAATTGCAGTTGCAGACTCATTTCTAAGCGAAAAACCAATTGTAGAAACAAAAGATAGAAATGGCATTAAGGATGCAATAATTTCTCAGAAAAATACTTCTTTTGAGGGTCCGATGGTGACTTTAGTAAACAAAGGTACTGCAAGCGCAAGTGAAATCCTGGCAGGATCCCTGCAAGATAATAATAGATCAACTTTAATGGGTGAACAAACTTATGGGAAAGGACTTATTCAGTCTTTGAAAAGTTTAGGTGAAGACAGTGGTATCGCTATTACTGTTGCCAGTTATTTAACACCTCAGGGTAATAATATTCAGGGTAAGGGTATAACTCCTGATAAAATTTTAGGCCTACCCGAGGCTAGGGAATACGGCAATTCTGAGGATAAATGGGTAAAAAATGCAGAGATATTCCTAAACGCTTTATTTGATGAAAATGATGTCGAAGATAAAGTAAATGAACTAGAAAACAAAGACATTGAAAATTAA
- a CDS encoding septum site-determining protein MinC: MKLILRGIANEFIKSFSFKNFEIDQNFFDKLITKEAPAAANLITENEKINSYELAKLKLILEKHFIKLSNIYSNNRETVLSGKSLKINSTFLKIKDLENQLPLDPSYLKKDILHKGTVRSGDRISSNGDLFIIGDVNPGAIISANNNVYVWGKLFGIAFAGKNGNKNASVASLYLNPLQLRICEIVAIGPKEKPKGQHPEIAILEDNKIIIKPYFLNQNL; the protein is encoded by the coding sequence ATGAAATTAATTTTAAGAGGTATTGCTAATGAATTTATAAAATCATTTTCTTTCAAAAATTTTGAGATTGATCAAAATTTTTTCGACAAATTAATTACTAAAGAAGCCCCAGCTGCAGCAAATCTAATTACAGAAAATGAAAAAATTAATTCATACGAATTAGCAAAATTAAAACTTATCCTTGAAAAACATTTTATTAAGCTTTCAAATATTTATTCAAATAATAGAGAAACAGTCTTAAGTGGAAAGTCTTTAAAAATCAACTCAACGTTTTTAAAAATCAAAGACCTTGAAAATCAATTACCACTAGATCCTTCATATCTAAAAAAGGACATACTTCACAAAGGCACGGTTAGATCAGGGGATCGAATATCTTCAAATGGTGATCTTTTTATTATTGGTGACGTAAATCCAGGAGCTATTATTTCCGCAAATAATAACGTTTATGTATGGGGAAAATTATTTGGTATTGCTTTCGCCGGAAAAAATGGAAATAAAAATGCTTCTGTTGCCTCGCTTTATCTAAACCCTCTACAACTAAGAATCTGCGAAATTGTAGCTATAGGCCCAAAAGAGAAGCCTAAGGGTCAACATCCCGAAATTGCAATTTTGGAAGACAATAAAATAATTATCAAACCTTATTTTTTAAATCAAAACTTGTAG
- the minE gene encoding cell division topological specificity factor MinE yields MMTLRDLINKLLGRETASANTARERLQLVLAHDRVDMSSLTTDLLDKMRKEILDVVAKYVEIDFEEVAVSLETEDRMTALVANLPIKRTLTGEIEFKKNEDTQKKK; encoded by the coding sequence ATGATGACTCTCAGAGACCTAATAAACAAATTACTAGGCAGAGAAACGGCTAGTGCCAATACTGCTAGAGAAAGATTGCAATTAGTATTAGCTCATGACAGAGTTGACATGAGTTCATTGACAACTGATCTTTTGGATAAAATGAGAAAAGAAATACTTGATGTGGTTGCTAAATATGTTGAGATTGATTTTGAGGAAGTAGCTGTAAGTCTAGAAACCGAAGATAGAATGACAGCATTAGTTGCGAATCTTCCTATAAAAAGAACCCTTACTGGAGAAATTGAATTTAAAAAAAATGAAGACACACAGAAAAAGAAATAA
- the petB gene encoding cytochrome b6 yields MSDSSSVYDWFQERLEIQDITDDVTSKYVPPHVNIFYCLGGITLVCFLIQFATGFAMTFYYKPTVTQAYNSVSYLMTDVSFGWLIRSVHRWSASMMVLMLILHVFRVYLTGGFKRPRELTWVTGVVMAVITVAFGVTGYSLPWDQVGYWAVKIVSGVPAAIPIIGDFMVELLRGGESVGQSTLTRFYSLHTFVLPWSLAVFMLMHFLMIRKQGISGPL; encoded by the coding sequence ATGTCTGATTCCTCTTCTGTTTATGACTGGTTTCAAGAGAGACTTGAAATTCAAGACATAACTGACGACGTAACTTCCAAGTACGTACCCCCTCACGTAAATATATTTTACTGTTTAGGAGGCATAACTTTAGTATGCTTCTTAATTCAATTTGCAACAGGTTTTGCAATGACTTTTTATTATAAGCCGACTGTTACCCAAGCTTATAATTCTGTTAGCTACTTAATGACTGATGTAAGTTTTGGTTGGTTAATTAGATCTGTCCATAGATGGAGTGCTTCTATGATGGTATTAATGTTAATTCTTCATGTATTTAGGGTATATCTTACTGGAGGATTTAAAAGACCAAGAGAATTAACATGGGTAACGGGGGTTGTTATGGCAGTTATAACAGTTGCTTTCGGAGTTACAGGTTATTCACTTCCATGGGACCAGGTTGGATACTGGGCAGTTAAAATAGTTTCAGGTGTTCCTGCAGCAATACCTATCATTGGTGATTTTATGGTTGAACTTCTTCGAGGAGGAGAAAGTGTTGGTCAATCTACTTTGACTAGATTTTATAGCCTCCATACTTTTGTTCTACCTTGGTCTTTAGCAGTATTTATGTTGATGCATTTTCTAATGATTCGTAAACAAGGTATTTCAGGTCCGTTATAA
- the minD gene encoding septum site-determining protein MinD yields the protein MSKNTRTILICSGKGGVGKTTLTANLGIALANSGATTAVLDADFGLRNLDLLLGLENRIIYTAQDVLDKNCRLDQALVKHKKEPNLALLPAGDPRMLDWMKPEDMKQISKLLSEKFDYVLVDCPAGVEDGFKNALSACKEAIVVTNPELSAVRDADRVIGILNTSDIKPIQLVINRVRPNMMANQEMLSIEDVQSILSLPLLGIVLEDEQVIISTNRGEPLTLSDSKSPAKKCYLNVSQRLTGKDIPIIDPKNEGKSLKDKFMRLMQTKIF from the coding sequence GTGTCGAAAAATACTCGCACTATTTTGATCTGTTCCGGTAAAGGTGGGGTTGGTAAAACCACCCTAACGGCAAACCTTGGTATTGCCCTAGCAAATAGTGGAGCTACAACAGCCGTGTTAGATGCTGATTTTGGATTGAGGAATTTAGATCTTCTTTTAGGTTTGGAGAATCGTATTATTTATACAGCTCAAGATGTTTTAGACAAGAATTGTCGTCTTGATCAAGCATTAGTTAAACACAAAAAGGAGCCGAATTTAGCTCTATTACCAGCTGGTGATCCTAGGATGCTTGACTGGATGAAACCTGAAGATATGAAACAAATCAGTAAATTACTTAGTGAAAAGTTTGATTACGTTTTAGTAGATTGTCCTGCAGGAGTTGAAGATGGTTTTAAAAATGCTCTTTCAGCATGCAAAGAAGCCATAGTGGTTACAAATCCTGAATTATCTGCAGTTCGTGATGCAGATAGAGTTATAGGAATTTTAAATACTTCTGATATAAAGCCAATACAGTTAGTAATTAATAGAGTTCGCCCTAATATGATGGCTAATCAAGAAATGCTTTCGATAGAAGATGTTCAAAGTATCCTTTCATTACCATTGCTGGGTATTGTTTTAGAGGATGAACAAGTAATAATAAGTACAAACAGAGGGGAACCCCTTACTCTTTCTGATAGTAAATCTCCTGCTAAAAAATGCTATTTAAATGTATCTCAAAGGCTTACAGGAAAAGATATTCCAATTATCGATCCAAAGAATGAAGGGAAAAGCCTTAAAGATAAATTCATGAGATTAATGCAAACAAAGATTTTTTAA
- the prmC gene encoding peptide chain release factor N(5)-glutamine methyltransferase, with the protein MFLISAEKFSLWKKKQLSKGGDNHSLNLLLESLGGLSNIELNLLKINLEKNLNFKVNLDLIESFWDKHLNTSIPIQYLSGISFWRNLKLEVSNRVLIPRPETELIIDIISGIFKNKEEKITFVDLGTGSGAISIALALENPNWNGIATDIDKNAIKIASRNFATYSNQSNLKFYNGNWWDPLKNFKGEIDFAVSNPPYIPQDTYEVLPIEVKNFEPKLALLGGQEGLDHINQIVQNAPLYLKNKGWLLIENHFDQGEKVKKLFLENRFTSVKVLKDFSGIGRFTIGRYK; encoded by the coding sequence ATGTTTCTTATTTCTGCTGAAAAATTTTCATTGTGGAAAAAAAAACAATTATCAAAAGGAGGGGATAACCATTCTCTTAATCTTTTGCTTGAATCATTAGGTGGATTATCAAATATAGAATTAAATTTACTTAAAATAAATTTAGAAAAAAATTTAAATTTTAAAGTAAATTTAGATTTGATTGAGTCTTTTTGGGATAAACACCTTAATACCTCTATACCTATACAATATTTAAGTGGAATCTCTTTTTGGAGGAATCTAAAATTAGAAGTTTCAAATAGAGTTCTTATCCCGCGACCTGAGACAGAACTTATTATTGATATTATTTCGGGCATATTCAAAAATAAGGAAGAAAAAATAACCTTTGTAGATCTAGGAACTGGTTCGGGTGCGATTAGCATAGCTTTAGCACTTGAGAATCCAAACTGGAATGGAATTGCAACTGATATAGATAAAAATGCTATTAAAATTGCATCGAGGAATTTTGCAACTTATTCTAATCAATCAAATTTGAAATTTTATAATGGAAATTGGTGGGATCCTCTTAAAAATTTCAAAGGTGAAATTGATTTTGCGGTATCAAATCCTCCATATATTCCGCAAGATACTTATGAAGTCTTACCAATAGAGGTAAAGAATTTTGAACCTAAACTTGCTCTTTTGGGAGGGCAAGAAGGTCTAGATCATATCAATCAAATAGTTCAAAATGCGCCCCTATATTTAAAAAATAAAGGGTGGTTATTGATTGAGAATCATTTTGATCAAGGTGAGAAAGTTAAAAAATTATTTCTTGAAAATAGATTTACTTCTGTAAAAGTTTTAAAAGATTTTTCTGGGATTGGAAGATTTACAATAGGAAGATATAAATAA
- a CDS encoding HD domain-containing protein: protein MNNKRIFHDPIHKEIIIDSDKPEELMIMQLIDTLAFQRLRRIKQLGAASLLFHGAESSRFTHSIGVFCVARKIYRKLVEINPDFSQNKFILFGAALLHDLGHGPLSHTSEVIFAHDHELWSKNLVKNYSPISSILKNFGTELPNQIGDLFKTKNLFSRPLKTLISSEIDCDRLDYLLRDSYNTGTKYGLVDLERIISALTFSPDGNIAIKPKGVIAIEHFLVLRNMMYRTIYNHRINEISTWILEKIIQIIKKDSVKKDLWIDESMRRWIFFPNQLEVKDFLANDDIVFYFHLMKWKEESFEPLKTLCKMFIDRKLLKASDISFLTKLKRLEILAFARKKCKLNNYDSEIFCGIKERSFKGFKSDNSLKIWDGTYQNLLENQSDLINTLMSSKDTSLIIYPGEFRKEIEDQIAIERANV, encoded by the coding sequence ATGAACAATAAAAGAATTTTTCATGATCCAATTCATAAAGAAATAATCATTGATTCAGACAAACCAGAAGAATTAATGATTATGCAGCTAATTGATACTTTGGCATTTCAGAGATTGAGAAGGATAAAACAATTAGGTGCAGCCTCTCTTCTTTTTCACGGAGCAGAATCAAGCAGATTCACACACTCAATTGGTGTATTTTGCGTCGCGAGAAAGATTTATAGAAAACTAGTAGAAATAAATCCTGATTTTAGCCAAAATAAATTCATACTTTTTGGTGCTGCTCTTTTGCATGATTTAGGCCATGGTCCCTTAAGTCATACAAGTGAGGTTATATTTGCTCATGATCATGAGTTATGGTCTAAAAATTTAGTTAAGAATTATTCACCTATATCTTCAATTCTTAAGAATTTCGGAACCGAATTACCTAATCAAATTGGAGACTTATTTAAAACTAAAAACCTATTCTCAAGACCTTTAAAAACATTAATTAGTAGTGAAATAGATTGTGATCGACTTGATTATTTGCTTCGTGATAGTTATAACACTGGAACAAAATATGGATTAGTAGACTTAGAAAGAATTATTTCAGCTCTTACTTTTTCTCCTGATGGGAATATCGCAATCAAACCAAAAGGAGTAATAGCTATAGAACATTTTTTAGTTCTAAGGAACATGATGTATAGAACTATTTATAACCACAGAATCAATGAAATTTCTACTTGGATTTTAGAAAAAATTATTCAAATTATCAAAAAAGATTCCGTAAAAAAGGACTTATGGATAGATGAAAGCATGCGCAGATGGATATTTTTTCCTAACCAACTTGAGGTTAAGGACTTCCTTGCGAATGATGATATTGTATTTTATTTCCATTTAATGAAATGGAAAGAAGAATCTTTTGAACCTTTAAAGACTCTTTGTAAGATGTTTATTGATAGAAAATTACTAAAAGCATCAGATATAAGTTTTCTCACAAAATTAAAAAGATTAGAAATCTTAGCTTTTGCCAGAAAAAAATGTAAATTAAATAATTATGATTCAGAGATATTTTGCGGAATTAAAGAAAGATCTTTTAAAGGTTTTAAGTCTGATAATTCTCTAAAAATATGGGATGGTACATATCAGAACCTATTGGAAAATCAATCAGATTTAATAAATACACTAATGTCTTCAAAGGATACTTCACTAATTATTTATCCAGGAGAGTTTAGAAAAGAGATAGAGGATCAGATTGCAATAGAAAGAGCTAACGTATAA